Genomic window (Citricoccus sp. SGAir0253):
CGCCACCCTGTTCTCCGGGAAGCCGATCAGCGCCGAGGACCTGGCCGGGGATCCGGCGGTGCTGAACTTCTGGTACGCCGCGTGCGCCCCGTGCCGGGTGGAGGCCCCGGACCTGCAGGCCCTGCACGAGCAGTTCGCCCCCGAGGGGGTGCGGTTCTTGGGCGTCAACGTCCGGGACACGGTGGCCACCGCGGAGGCGTTCGAGCGCAATTTCGGCATCACCTACCCCTCGGTGGAGGACCGGGGCGGGCAGGTGCTGCTGGCGATGACCGACTACGTGCCGCCGCAGGCCGTGCCCACCACCATCGTGCTGGAC
Coding sequences:
- a CDS encoding TlpA disulfide reductase family protein; protein product: MPSRPPLPTPARRQVLAGLTGIAALPLLAACGAQDPLAAQAGNADGKNYIAGDGSVLEIAPDRRGAPVQFSATLFSGKPISAEDLAGDPAVLNFWYAACAPCRVEAPDLQALHEQFAPEGVRFLGVNVRDTVATAEAFERNFGITYPSVEDRGGQVLLAMTDYVPPQAVPTTIVLDRLGRVSARILGIAEPSTLRTLITTVLDEQA